A genome region from Blastocatellia bacterium includes the following:
- a CDS encoding M48 family metalloprotease, giving the protein MKRRPIRLLSIGVGLSLCLTNFAPLSASRSQDRVPPPLAEIVEKSYLDVLALSEQYTFRPGDIEAFRAQLRKEKEQKLTALKQEIAALRSQIEDARRKLQELNRRGSRDDPQTAKERRDIHCQIQRLRKKLVEKEALERKTIEVAYENKEAKLDLLTRWPPEKKRIEEEIRSGRARQRPYGDVEDIGFREVGKGQEKDVKMGEEAIRELKALGLMPPEFKDEEIEAYIRNLAEYIARNSDLRVPVKTQLLLTDEVNAFALPGGFLFINTGLILEAATEGELAGVIAHEIAHAAARHSARLMKRATIASILYQAAQIAAYIATGGVVSLLTYYLLEYGFAGLGLVIELRLLGVSREFELEADQLGAQYLWKSGYDPRSFITFFDKMASKEGYARGTSFFRTHPAFADRIIHSFREFAFLPPREEYVTDSEEFHRIKERLRKLAQEAMEKQKEQERKRPRLRKEETCPEDEPPKSPNPTTSSGQLAHGRPAGVEPMGMCR; this is encoded by the coding sequence ATGAAGAGACGGCCGATACGCTTACTCTCCATCGGCGTGGGACTCTCGCTTTGTTTAACGAACTTCGCTCCGCTGAGCGCTTCGAGGTCTCAAGATCGCGTGCCTCCCCCTCTGGCGGAGATCGTGGAGAAATCGTATTTGGACGTCCTTGCGCTCTCGGAGCAATATACGTTTCGCCCGGGCGACATCGAGGCGTTCCGCGCTCAACTGCGAAAAGAGAAGGAGCAGAAGCTCACCGCGCTCAAACAAGAGATCGCCGCGCTCAGGAGTCAGATCGAAGACGCGCGCCGAAAGCTTCAGGAGTTGAACCGACGCGGATCGCGGGATGATCCGCAAACGGCCAAGGAGCGGCGCGACATTCACTGTCAGATCCAGCGCCTCCGCAAGAAGCTCGTCGAGAAGGAAGCCCTCGAGCGCAAGACGATCGAAGTCGCTTACGAGAACAAGGAGGCCAAGCTCGATCTGCTCACGCGATGGCCGCCGGAGAAGAAGCGCATCGAGGAGGAGATCCGCTCTGGGCGCGCGCGGCAGCGTCCCTATGGAGATGTGGAGGACATTGGATTCCGCGAGGTCGGTAAGGGCCAAGAGAAGGACGTCAAGATGGGTGAAGAGGCTATTCGAGAGTTGAAGGCGCTTGGCCTTATGCCGCCGGAATTCAAGGATGAGGAAATCGAGGCGTACATCCGAAACCTGGCCGAGTACATCGCGCGGAATTCCGATTTGCGCGTCCCGGTGAAGACGCAGCTATTGTTGACCGATGAGGTGAACGCCTTCGCGCTGCCGGGCGGCTTCCTCTTCATCAACACGGGACTCATCCTCGAAGCGGCGACCGAGGGGGAACTGGCTGGCGTCATCGCGCATGAGATCGCGCACGCGGCGGCGCGTCACAGCGCGCGACTGATGAAACGGGCGACGATCGCCTCGATCCTCTATCAGGCGGCGCAGATCGCCGCTTACATCGCGACCGGTGGCGTGGTGAGCCTGCTCACCTATTATCTGCTCGAATACGGATTCGCGGGACTGGGACTGGTGATCGAATTGAGGCTCCTCGGTGTGAGCCGAGAATTCGAACTCGAAGCCGATCAGCTCGGCGCGCAATACCTCTGGAAGAGCGGATACGACCCGCGCTCGTTCATCACGTTCTTCGATAAGATGGCGAGCAAGGAGGGGTATGCGCGAGGAACGAGCTTCTTCCGCACACACCCGGCCTTCGCCGATCGCATCATTCATAGCTTTCGCGAATTCGCTTTCCTGCCGCCGCGCGAAGAATATGTGACCGACAGCGAGGAATTCCATCGGATCAAGGAGCGCCTCCGTAAATTGGCTCAAGAGGCCATGGAGAAGCAAAAGGAGCAAGAACGCAAGCGACCGCGGTTGCGGAAGGAGGAGACTTGTCCTGAAGACGAACCGCCGAAATCTCCGAACCCCACGACTAGTTCGGGACAGCTCGCTCACGGACGCCCCGCCGGCGTCGAACCGATGGGAATGTGCCGGTGA
- a CDS encoding cation:proton antiporter regulatory subunit — MAVISEVDLPGVGRKYEITTYERDRFTIVIHHSGIREIYIYRDGDPDPLFAVELRDDEARQIGSILAGAFFRPKAVENLEVVLQELRIEWFRLDARSPVVGKSIGELGIRKRTGVSVIAILREPESVPNPSAEEILRAGDTIVVLGKQEGFEALRRLIEAAP; from the coding sequence ATGGCCGTCATCTCCGAAGTCGACTTACCTGGCGTCGGGCGAAAATATGAGATCACGACGTATGAGCGCGATCGCTTCACGATCGTCATCCATCACAGCGGCATCCGCGAGATCTACATCTACCGCGATGGCGATCCCGACCCGCTCTTCGCCGTGGAATTGAGGGACGACGAAGCGCGACAAATTGGCTCGATCCTCGCCGGAGCGTTCTTCCGACCGAAAGCGGTGGAGAATTTGGAGGTCGTCCTACAAGAGCTGCGCATCGAGTGGTTCCGACTCGACGCGCGCTCTCCAGTCGTCGGCAAGAGCATCGGCGAGCTGGGCATTCGGAAGCGAACCGGCGTTTCAGTCATCGCCATCCTGCGCGAACCGGAGAGCGTGCCCAACCCTTCGGCCGAAGAAATCCTGCGCGCTGGTGATACGATCGTCGTCCTCGGCAAGCAGGAGGGATTCGAAGCGCTGCGTCGGCTCATCGAAGCGGCTCCCTGA
- a CDS encoding cation:proton antiporter, with protein sequence MPEHSFLRDLGLLLLFGFLGAWLAARRGQSVIIGYILVGAVLGPNALGVIAETALVRTISELGILLLMFFLGVEFSLERLKRVRGAVLFVGTGELLANLSVGFLVGYALGWSMIERAFLAGIVAMSSSGVVAKLLIEWRRTANPEAEALMGIMIFEDFVAVLYLGVLAGLSGDSVHTSPLIFSLLRATAFYALVLGIGGKVLSRALTLALRLRSEELFALLWLALIILAGVGAAQFGLAPAAGAFLLGMISPTRESDLGERIYGRLESFRDVFLALFFLTFGMLLEPESLRRVLPLVLLVAPLSILTELVVTSSLSFLAGFPAPIALAIGAGMIPRGEYALLYAAFGQQLGLIREDLFQFTGWYVFLMTLVAPAFMRNTRPLYRALRRLIPAPIAFAGTLISTTLQPMTIRTSLDASSTSRRPPTNGPRSLPISESALTLAGMIALLIVCAAAFATRAIQGRAILFGIGVLLLVGLARTLRRTLEQAGAQMDLTRFSTPRADPRRAIAYTAHVVLSLLGVTLLAAALWSDLGAWALLGFPLLVPIHIGRAWKLHRAWRGPAPSGNP encoded by the coding sequence ATGCCGGAACATTCGTTCTTACGTGATCTCGGGCTGCTGCTACTGTTCGGCTTCCTCGGAGCCTGGCTCGCTGCCCGTCGTGGACAATCGGTCATCATCGGCTACATCTTGGTCGGCGCCGTGCTCGGTCCGAATGCGCTGGGCGTGATCGCGGAGACGGCGCTCGTGCGCACGATCTCAGAGCTGGGCATCCTCCTGCTGATGTTCTTCCTCGGTGTCGAATTCTCCCTGGAACGCCTCAAGCGCGTGCGCGGGGCTGTGTTGTTCGTCGGAACGGGAGAGCTTTTAGCGAACCTCTCGGTGGGATTCTTGGTCGGCTACGCGCTCGGATGGAGCATGATCGAGCGGGCGTTTCTGGCCGGCATCGTCGCCATGAGCAGCAGCGGGGTCGTCGCCAAGCTGCTGATCGAATGGCGTCGCACGGCTAATCCCGAAGCGGAAGCGCTCATGGGCATCATGATCTTCGAGGACTTCGTCGCCGTGCTCTATCTGGGCGTGCTCGCGGGCCTCTCCGGCGACAGCGTGCATACGTCACCGCTGATCTTCTCGCTTCTCCGGGCAACGGCCTTTTATGCGCTCGTCTTGGGGATCGGAGGGAAAGTCTTATCTCGCGCGTTGACGCTCGCGCTGCGCTTGAGGTCGGAGGAGCTGTTCGCGCTCTTGTGGCTTGCGCTGATCATCTTGGCCGGCGTCGGAGCAGCGCAGTTCGGTTTGGCGCCGGCTGCGGGCGCGTTCCTGCTCGGCATGATCTCCCCCACGCGCGAGAGCGACCTTGGCGAACGAATCTACGGCCGCTTGGAATCCTTCCGCGATGTCTTCCTCGCCCTCTTCTTCCTCACCTTTGGCATGCTGCTGGAACCGGAGAGCCTCAGGCGCGTCCTTCCGCTCGTCCTACTGGTGGCGCCGCTCTCGATTCTGACCGAATTGGTCGTGACTTCCTCGCTCTCCTTTTTGGCGGGCTTTCCGGCTCCGATCGCGCTCGCTATCGGAGCGGGGATGATCCCGCGCGGCGAGTATGCGTTGCTGTATGCCGCTTTCGGTCAACAACTCGGCCTCATTCGCGAGGATCTCTTCCAGTTCACGGGTTGGTACGTCTTCCTCATGACGCTCGTGGCGCCGGCCTTCATGAGGAATACGCGGCCGCTGTATCGCGCCCTGCGTCGCCTCATCCCCGCTCCTATCGCTTTCGCGGGGACGCTCATCTCGACGACTCTGCAGCCGATGACGATACGAACCTCTCTGGACGCTTCCTCGACCTCGCGACGCCCACCGACGAACGGTCCGCGTTCCTTGCCGATCAGCGAGAGCGCGTTGACGCTCGCCGGCATGATCGCGCTGCTGATTGTGTGCGCGGCAGCGTTCGCGACGCGCGCGATACAGGGGCGCGCGATCCTCTTCGGGATCGGCGTGCTTCTGCTCGTCGGACTTGCGCGGACGCTGCGGCGCACGCTGGAGCAGGCTGGCGCTCAGATGGACCTCACGCGCTTCTCCACGCCTCGGGCGGATCCGCGACGCGCGATCGCCTATACGGCTCACGTCGTCCTGAGCCTCTTGGGGGTGACGTTGCTCGCGGCGGCGCTCTGGAGCGACCTCGGTGCGTGGGCGCTCCTGGGATTTCCCCTCCTCGTGCCCATTCATATCGGGCGCGCATGGAAGCTCCATCGCGCATGGCGTGGGCCCGCTCCCTCGGGCAATCCATGA